In a genomic window of Thermovirga sp.:
- a CDS encoding nucleotide exchange factor GrpE encodes MTRPGGKKPLGSPEYDSRGDGGVENGPEAPLEEEPRGEGSADNDELLSELGSAKALVERLSEENKALGDAIARARADFFNYRQRVEREQERLRSMAGEDAAAALIPVLDNLDRALSANRSDLESYVKGVGMVRDQFFSVLEDLGVSAIETVGKPFDPSAHEAVAVEEAGEGVEDGIITEELQTGYTISGKVLRAARVKVARAPS; translated from the coding sequence ATGACCAGACCTGGAGGGAAAAAACCGCTCGGGTCCCCTGAATATGATTCCCGTGGCGACGGCGGTGTAGAGAACGGACCTGAAGCCCCGCTCGAGGAAGAACCTCGCGGGGAAGGGTCTGCCGATAATGATGAACTGCTTTCTGAACTCGGGTCGGCCAAGGCCCTCGTAGAACGGCTCAGCGAGGAAAACAAGGCCCTCGGCGATGCCATTGCGAGAGCCAGGGCGGATTTCTTTAACTACCGACAGCGGGTCGAGCGCGAACAGGAGAGGCTCAGATCGATGGCGGGAGAAGATGCCGCCGCCGCCCTGATCCCTGTCCTTGACAACCTGGACAGGGCGCTTTCCGCCAACCGATCCGACCTCGAATCCTACGTCAAGGGTGTGGGTATGGTCCGAGACCAATTCTTTTCGGTCCTGGAAGACCTGGGTGTTTCCGCCATTGAAACGGTGGGGAAGCCTTTCGATCCGTCCGCCCATGAGGCTGTAGCGGTGGAGGAAGCCGGGGAAGGGGTCGAGGATGGGATCATCACCGAAGAGCTCCAGACGGGGTATACCATCTCAGGCAAGGTGCTGAGGGCCGCCCGGGTCAAGGTGGCCAGGGCCCCGTCCTGA